In one window of Clostridia bacterium DNA:
- the serS gene encoding serine--tRNA ligase codes for MIDLQLIRNDSESVKAALQKKGAIVDFTELLEWDKERRAMIRKVEENKAKRNKVSGEIPLYKKQGKDTTAIFEEMRALGEEISALDKQIAETEEKMNDFIARLPNIPDDDLVGGEKENNQVIRVVGEKPTFDFEPKNHVDLCTDLGLIDYERGVKLAGGGYWIYRNMGARLEWALINYFIAEHLKDGYEFILPPHQLSYSCGFGAGQFPKFEDEVYWLEGEERKKGHFMLPTAETALVNMYAGEIIDGAKLPMKFFAYTPCYRKEAGSYRSEERGMIRGHQFNKVEMVIYSTQEDSKKAFEELVGKASALVEKLGLHFRVSKLAAGDCSASMARTYDIEVWIPSMGIYKEVSSVSNANDYQARRNQTRYKDPKTGKNLFVHTLNGSGLATSRLIPAIVEQFQNADGSVRVPDVLVPYVGTDVLKK; via the coding sequence ATGATCGATTTACAACTTATCAGGAATGACTCGGAAAGCGTTAAAGCCGCTCTTCAAAAGAAGGGCGCGATCGTGGATTTCACGGAGCTGCTCGAATGGGATAAAGAGCGCCGCGCGATGATCCGCAAAGTGGAAGAAAACAAAGCGAAGCGCAACAAGGTCAGCGGCGAGATCCCCCTTTACAAAAAGCAAGGAAAGGACACGACGGCGATCTTCGAAGAAATGCGCGCGCTCGGAGAAGAGATTTCCGCGCTCGATAAACAGATCGCGGAAACGGAAGAAAAGATGAACGATTTTATCGCCCGTCTTCCGAATATCCCGGACGACGACCTCGTCGGCGGCGAAAAGGAAAACAATCAGGTGATCCGCGTCGTCGGAGAAAAACCGACGTTCGATTTCGAACCGAAGAATCACGTCGACCTTTGCACCGATCTCGGACTCATCGATTACGAGCGCGGCGTAAAACTCGCGGGCGGCGGCTATTGGATCTATCGCAATATGGGAGCGCGCCTCGAATGGGCGCTCATCAATTACTTCATCGCGGAGCATTTGAAAGACGGCTACGAATTCATCCTTCCCCCGCATCAGCTTTCTTATTCCTGCGGTTTCGGCGCGGGGCAATTCCCGAAGTTCGAAGACGAGGTCTATTGGCTCGAAGGCGAGGAGAGAAAGAAAGGTCACTTTATGCTTCCGACGGCGGAGACCGCTCTCGTCAATATGTATGCGGGCGAGATCATCGACGGAGCGAAACTTCCGATGAAGTTCTTCGCGTACACGCCTTGCTATCGCAAAGAAGCGGGCAGTTACAGGAGCGAAGAGCGCGGCATGATCCGCGGTCACCAGTTCAACAAAGTCGAAATGGTCATCTATTCGACGCAGGAAGACAGCAAGAAAGCCTTCGAGGAGCTTGTCGGCAAAGCGAGCGCTCTCGTCGAAAAACTCGGCTTGCATTTCAGAGTCAGCAAACTCGCGGCGGGCGATTGCTCCGCGTCGATGGCGAGGACGTACGACATCGAAGTCTGGATCCCGAGCATGGGCATCTATAAAGAGGTCAGCTCCGTTTCCAATGCGAACGACTATCAGGCGAGAAGGAATCAAACGCGTTACAAAGACCCCAAGACGGGCAAGAATCTGTTCGTCCACACCTTGAACGGCAGCGGTCTCGCGACGAGCCGTTTGATCCCGGCGATCGTCGAACAATTCCAGAATGCGGACGGAAGCGTTCGCGTGCCGGACGTCCTCGTTCCCTACGTCGGAACGGACGTTCTCAAAAAATAA
- a CDS encoding YhcH/YjgK/YiaL family protein: protein MIKDNLTYASLYEGVNPLFPAAFAFLKEAMKEKKEVGRYELEGGAFALVQSYDSKSAENCKIEAHKKFIDIQCVLKGKELFGVADLSTQTMVEDKFAEKDVAFYKGEVDLLTLTDGDFVIVFPEDAHRPQQGDGSRVEKVVVKVPVA, encoded by the coding sequence ATGATTAAAGACAATTTGACCTACGCTTCTCTTTACGAAGGCGTGAATCCCTTATTTCCCGCCGCGTTCGCCTTTTTGAAAGAGGCGATGAAAGAGAAAAAGGAAGTCGGGCGTTACGAGCTCGAAGGCGGCGCGTTCGCCCTCGTCCAGAGCTATGATTCGAAGAGCGCGGAAAATTGCAAGATCGAAGCGCATAAAAAGTTTATCGACATTCAATGCGTCCTGAAAGGCAAAGAGCTGTTCGGCGTGGCGGATCTTTCGACGCAGACGATGGTCGAAGACAAATTCGCGGAAAAGGACGTCGCGTTTTATAAAGGCGAAGTCGACCTTTTGACCCTGACGGACGGGGATTTCGTGATCGTCTTCCCCGAGGACGCGCATCGCCCGCAACAAGGCGACGGAAGCCGCGTCGAAAAAGTCGTCGTCAAAGTCCCCGTGGCGTAA
- a CDS encoding O-antigen ligase family protein produces MKNGAGKVLALLRKAVTSEWMMLFEVLLAAVLFLVKREVECVVTFVYIISAKLILSDDSLSAFLPFILIGLVVLRLYDSFDRFMSLKFVMGVPAVLGVLFHFFFYRVKPHKGALTKGYLALSVALVLGGLFSLPVSHYFSGTSLYYMFGLGFGMLLLYSALYYKLDPHCAYDMREYVAKTAFYSAAYCVFIIAVQYFSNLSVISTGWEFSLNALSSIGNNLSTTVLMTMPFCFYLSRKKGVRGAAAFVVGVLSCVASVLSLSRGGLIFTSATCLFYVLFALYKYKDTRVRNAIALGVLVLIAVVIILVWRKEVVKLFEEGIVPTSTKVRLALIGASFATVLFTAFAYALFKMKDGKKLRISVCVAAGAAVLALVAMIALWDKVKELAVEMDSYRGRMMIVAANNFKKYPIFGTGIGYRGLRDIYANKEGMFGCYHCLPVQVVGSMGLVGVAAYLYMLKARFSALRRAPDKEYAAIVFFSYLGLVYMSFVNPGIFCPVVYGLQLAIYYISAERSGEFDLLGENRVLTKQVD; encoded by the coding sequence ATGAAAAACGGTGCGGGAAAAGTTCTCGCGCTTTTGCGTAAAGCGGTGACGAGCGAGTGGATGATGCTTTTCGAAGTCCTTCTCGCCGCCGTTTTGTTTTTGGTGAAGAGAGAAGTCGAATGCGTCGTTACGTTCGTCTATATCATTTCCGCGAAACTCATTCTTTCCGACGATTCTCTTTCGGCGTTTTTGCCTTTTATATTGATCGGGCTCGTCGTTTTGAGATTGTACGACAGCTTCGATCGCTTTATGTCGCTGAAATTCGTGATGGGCGTGCCCGCGGTCCTCGGCGTCTTGTTCCACTTCTTCTTTTATCGCGTAAAACCGCATAAAGGCGCGTTGACGAAAGGCTATCTCGCGCTTTCCGTCGCGCTCGTCCTCGGGGGGCTTTTCAGTTTGCCCGTTTCGCATTATTTTTCGGGAACTTCGCTTTACTATATGTTCGGGCTCGGATTCGGAATGCTTCTTTTGTACTCCGCGCTCTACTATAAGCTTGATCCGCATTGCGCCTACGATATGAGGGAGTACGTCGCGAAGACCGCTTTTTATTCCGCGGCGTATTGCGTCTTTATTATCGCGGTGCAGTACTTTTCGAATTTGTCCGTGATCTCCACGGGGTGGGAATTCTCGTTGAACGCGCTTTCTTCGATCGGAAACAATCTTTCTACCACCGTCCTTATGACGATGCCGTTCTGCTTCTATCTTTCGCGCAAAAAGGGCGTTCGCGGCGCGGCGGCGTTCGTCGTCGGCGTGTTGTCCTGTGTGGCGTCCGTCCTGTCGCTGTCTCGCGGCGGATTGATCTTTACCTCCGCGACTTGCCTTTTTTACGTCCTGTTTGCGCTTTATAAATATAAAGATACGCGCGTAAGGAATGCGATCGCGCTCGGCGTCCTCGTCCTGATCGCCGTCGTCATCATTCTCGTTTGGAGAAAAGAAGTCGTAAAACTGTTTGAGGAAGGGATCGTCCCGACTTCGACGAAAGTGCGCCTCGCTTTGATCGGCGCGTCCTTCGCGACCGTCCTTTTCACCGCCTTCGCGTACGCGCTTTTCAAAATGAAAGACGGGAAAAAACTTCGCATTTCCGTTTGTGTCGCGGCGGGTGCGGCGGTTCTCGCTTTGGTCGCGATGATCGCGCTGTGGGATAAAGTCAAAGAACTTGCCGTCGAAATGGATTCCTATCGCGGCAGGATGATGATCGTTGCGGCGAATAACTTCAAGAAATACCCGATCTTCGGGACGGGCATCGGCTATCGCGGACTGCGCGACATCTACGCGAATAAAGAAGGAATGTTCGGCTGCTACCATTGCCTTCCCGTGCAGGTCGTCGGCTCGATGGGGCTCGTCGGCGTGGCGGCGTATCTTTATATGCTCAAAGCGCGTTTTTCGGCGCTCCGCCGCGCGCCCGACAAGGAGTATGCGGCGATCGTCTTTTTCTCCTATCTCGGGCTCGTCTATATGAGCTTCGTGAACCCCGGGATCTTTTGCCCCGTCGTTTATGGTCTTCAACTCGCGATTTACTACATTTCCGCGGAAAGATCGGGGGAATTTGATCTTTTGGGTGAAAATAGGGTATTGACAAAACAGGTCGATTAG
- the mutY gene encoding A/G-specific adenine glycosylase — MNEVMKETVKKLITWYEANKRDLPWRRDPSPYAVWISEIMLQQTRVAAVIPYYERWMTLFPTVSDLASASEDLVLKAWEGLGYYTRARNLHAAAKIVAERYGGELPRNKKELSLLPGIGDYTVGAILSIAFGEKEPAVDGNVLRVYARLMENASDVSKSTVRATVEDILQLYMEEGKTSSFTQSFFELGALICLPGAPKCEECPVKENCAAYRNKTQDKFPVKSAKREKRREAITVFLIRVGDAVAVRYREGARLLAGLYEFPYVEGVLSKEEAEKKIGAPCRELPPISHVFTHMIWEMRGFEAVLDAPTKIKEKGISFVPIDGLDEKHPFPGSGGNYPISAAFRKFLRFL; from the coding sequence ATGAACGAAGTAATGAAAGAAACGGTAAAGAAACTCATAACTTGGTACGAAGCGAACAAACGCGATCTCCCTTGGCGCAGAGATCCCTCTCCCTATGCGGTTTGGATCTCGGAAATTATGCTCCAACAGACGCGCGTCGCCGCCGTCATCCCGTATTACGAGCGTTGGATGACCCTTTTTCCGACGGTTTCCGATCTTGCTTCGGCGAGCGAAGACTTGGTTTTGAAAGCGTGGGAAGGGCTCGGATATTATACGCGGGCGCGCAATCTTCACGCGGCGGCGAAGATCGTTGCGGAGCGATACGGCGGGGAATTGCCGCGAAATAAAAAGGAACTTTCCCTTTTGCCCGGGATCGGGGATTACACGGTCGGAGCGATCCTTTCGATCGCGTTCGGAGAAAAAGAACCCGCCGTGGATGGGAACGTTTTACGCGTGTACGCCCGACTGATGGAGAATGCGTCCGACGTCTCCAAATCGACGGTTCGCGCGACGGTCGAAGATATCTTGCAACTGTATATGGAAGAGGGGAAAACGTCTTCTTTTACGCAGTCGTTTTTTGAGCTCGGCGCTTTGATCTGCTTGCCGGGCGCGCCGAAATGCGAGGAGTGCCCCGTCAAAGAAAACTGTGCCGCGTATCGCAATAAAACGCAAGACAAATTTCCCGTAAAATCCGCAAAAAGGGAGAAAAGAAGAGAGGCGATCACCGTCTTTTTGATTCGCGTCGGAGACGCCGTCGCCGTCCGCTATCGCGAGGGGGCGAGGCTCCTCGCGGGACTTTATGAGTTTCCCTACGTCGAAGGCGTTTTATCGAAGGAAGAAGCGGAGAAGAAGATCGGCGCGCCTTGTCGGGAACTCCCGCCGATTTCCCACGTTTTTACTCATATGATTTGGGAGATGCGCGGGTTCGAAGCCGTCCTCGACGCTCCGACGAAAATAAAAGAAAAAGGGATCTCTTTCGTCCCGATCGACGGTCTCGACGAAAAACATCCCTTTCCGGGTTCCGGTGGGAACTACCCGATCTCCGCGGCTTTCCGTAAATTTCTGCGGTTTTTGTGA
- a CDS encoding amidohydrolase gives MIIVNGQPASDAQEEKQYRIIDAHCHIYPEKIAAKAVAAIGRFYGKEMEEDGTPDSLVKEGESIGVEKYVVHSTATTVHQVRAINDYIFSEMQRHPEFVGFMTLHNEMTDEAIEQEVELALSRGMKGVKLHPDFQKFNIDDAENLYRVTAGKLPVLLHMGDVRYDYSSPLRLEKMAKKYPEQIFIGAHFGGYSVWDKVGCLKDLPNVYFDTSSSLAFLDKSRAADLIRSFGFERYMFGTDFPMWKHKEELDRFLSLPLTEEEREAILYGNAARLLGVADETKTPAQAE, from the coding sequence ATGATCATCGTAAACGGACAACCCGCGTCCGACGCACAGGAAGAAAAACAATACCGCATTATCGACGCGCATTGTCATATTTACCCCGAGAAGATCGCGGCGAAAGCCGTCGCGGCGATCGGGAGATTTTACGGGAAAGAGATGGAAGAAGACGGGACGCCCGACTCGCTCGTCAAAGAAGGCGAATCGATCGGCGTCGAAAAGTATGTCGTCCATTCGACCGCCACGACCGTCCATCAAGTCCGCGCGATCAACGATTATATCTTTTCCGAAATGCAGCGCCATCCCGAATTCGTCGGGTTTATGACGCTCCATAACGAAATGACGGACGAAGCGATCGAGCAGGAAGTGGAGCTTGCGCTTTCGCGAGGAATGAAAGGCGTAAAGCTTCATCCGGACTTTCAAAAGTTCAATATCGACGACGCGGAGAATCTTTACCGCGTGACGGCGGGAAAACTCCCCGTCTTGCTCCATATGGGAGACGTGCGCTACGATTATTCTTCGCCGCTTCGTTTGGAGAAAATGGCGAAAAAGTATCCCGAGCAGATCTTTATCGGGGCGCATTTCGGCGGGTATTCGGTGTGGGATAAAGTCGGTTGCTTAAAAGACTTGCCGAACGTTTACTTCGACACCAGTTCCTCCCTCGCGTTTTTGGATAAATCCCGCGCGGCGGATCTGATCCGTTCGTTCGGATTCGAAAGATATATGTTCGGGACGGATTTCCCGATGTGGAAACATAAAGAAGAACTCGACCGTTTCCTTTCCCTTCCGCTTACGGAAGAAGAAAGAGAGGCGATCTTGTACGGTAACGCGGCGCGGCTTCTCGGCGTCGCGGACGAAACGAAAACACCCGCTCAGGCGGAATAA
- a CDS encoding spore cortex biosynthesis protein YabQ — MIVTELTVACLLFLWGAASGILASILNVFGRASFFARCVADVLIAFSTAAAYFFGLFLAASGEFRAYSFAAFVAGVAVSAGLCARWYPALRRLGKRILFPVLSLEKKMEKKVADAFSPICERLRVKRDERIAKRDARKREIREKKEIEREKKKRLAEARRKEILRERAKTRRKRKSKRALAPASRAKERAAAPLLRRQRN, encoded by the coding sequence ATGATCGTAACGGAGTTGACCGTCGCCTGCCTTTTGTTTCTTTGGGGCGCGGCGTCCGGGATCCTTGCTTCGATCCTGAACGTCTTCGGGCGCGCTTCCTTCTTCGCGAGATGCGTCGCGGACGTTTTGATCGCGTTCTCGACTGCGGCGGCGTACTTTTTCGGGCTGTTTCTCGCCGCAAGCGGGGAATTTCGCGCGTACTCTTTCGCCGCCTTCGTCGCGGGAGTCGCCGTTTCCGCAGGGTTATGCGCGCGATGGTATCCTGCTTTGCGGCGGCTCGGGAAGCGCATCCTTTTCCCCGTCCTTTCTTTGGAAAAGAAGATGGAAAAGAAGGTCGCGGACGCGTTTTCCCCGATCTGTGAAAGGCTGAGGGTCAAGCGCGACGAAAGAATAGCGAAACGAGACGCGCGAAAACGCGAGATCCGCGAGAAAAAAGAAATAGAAAGGGAAAAGAAGAAACGTCTCGCCGAGGCGCGTAGGAAAGAAATCCTACGCGAGAGGGCGAAAACGCGCCGAAAAAGGAAAAGCAAGCGCGCCCTTGCCCCCGCTTCGCGCGCAAAGGAACGCGCCGCGGCTCCCCTTTTAAGAAGGCAAAGGAATTGA
- the lepB gene encoding signal peptidase I, which translates to MEERRENTKLLKVIVEVMLCLLIAVILVGLIQQFFLAPVAVIGESMMPTINSEGDKVYVQKKFYKIDRGDVIVFYRPNSTEVTSKNPANSISIADFFNSLPFVNKIPKVSEESSNDYTCVIKRVIGVEGDKIEIRYVSVSQAQLLRNGRIVNDFPMNPTLFVAAGGVKEGSWTVGKGELFVLGDNRNNSYDSEDYGPIQDSWLMGKVILAKIGGKYKTRL; encoded by the coding sequence ATGGAAGAAAGACGAGAGAATACGAAACTTCTGAAAGTGATCGTCGAGGTTATGCTGTGTTTGCTGATCGCCGTTATTCTCGTCGGTCTGATCCAGCAGTTTTTCCTCGCGCCCGTCGCCGTTATCGGCGAATCCATGATGCCGACCATTAACTCGGAGGGCGATAAGGTCTACGTCCAAAAGAAGTTTTACAAGATCGACAGGGGCGACGTCATCGTCTTTTATCGCCCGAACTCGACGGAAGTAACGAGCAAAAATCCGGCGAATTCCATTTCGATCGCGGATTTCTTCAATTCGCTCCCCTTCGTCAATAAGATCCCGAAGGTCAGCGAGGAATCCTCAAACGATTATACCTGCGTCATCAAGCGCGTGATCGGCGTCGAAGGGGATAAGATCGAGATCCGTTACGTTTCCGTTTCCCAAGCGCAGCTTTTGCGAAACGGCAGGATCGTAAACGATTTTCCGATGAATCCGACGCTGTTCGTCGCGGCGGGCGGCGTCAAAGAAGGCTCTTGGACGGTCGGCAAAGGCGAGCTTTTCGTCCTCGGCGATAACCGAAACAACAGCTACGACAGCGAAGATTACGGTCCGATCCAAGATTCTTGGCTGATGGGCAAGGTCATTCTCGCGAAGATCGGCGGGAAATATAAGACCCGCTTATGA
- a CDS encoding HU family DNA-binding protein — MNKSDVIKIISDKTNITEADCRRVSEAFIETIAQALKAGDSVTFAGFGCFKAKQRAAKEGLHPKTGERIKISGRCVPTFKASKTFVGVMNK, encoded by the coding sequence ATGAATAAGAGCGACGTTATTAAGATTATTTCGGATAAGACGAATATTACCGAAGCCGATTGTCGCCGTGTTTCCGAAGCGTTTATCGAAACCATTGCCCAAGCGCTTAAAGCGGGGGATTCCGTGACCTTTGCGGGATTCGGTTGCTTCAAGGCGAAACAGCGCGCGGCGAAAGAAGGTTTGCATCCCAAGACCGGCGAGCGCATCAAAATTTCCGGAAGATGCGTCCCGACGTTCAAAGCCAGCAAGACCTTTGTCGGCGTTATGAATAAATAA
- a CDS encoding SDR family oxidoreductase, with protein MKLVLTGANGGIGMAIAVKFLKQNWNVVGIDVDAPAHFSHPRYTHLQADVRGKLPAIDDVNVLITAAGIQLPEEDAIDVNLKGVVNTVETYAFQPAIRSVLNIASASARNGAEFPLYVASKAGVVGYTKNVALRLARFGATCNTLSPGGVVTASNAPVLEDDALRAAVYAESLLGKWADPEEIAEWAYFLTVVNKSMTGEDVLVDNGEILKSNFIWPKK; from the coding sequence ATGAAACTTGTTTTAACGGGCGCAAACGGTGGGATCGGGATGGCGATCGCCGTAAAATTCTTGAAGCAAAACTGGAACGTCGTCGGGATCGACGTTGACGCTCCCGCGCATTTTTCTCATCCGCGTTATACGCATCTGCAAGCGGACGTTCGCGGCAAACTCCCCGCCATCGACGACGTAAACGTCCTGATCACGGCGGCAGGCATCCAACTCCCCGAAGAAGACGCGATCGACGTCAACTTGAAAGGCGTCGTCAACACGGTTGAAACCTACGCGTTTCAGCCCGCGATCCGCTCCGTCTTGAATATCGCTTCGGCGAGCGCGCGAAACGGCGCGGAATTTCCCTTGTACGTCGCGAGTAAAGCGGGCGTCGTCGGCTATACCAAAAACGTCGCGCTTCGTCTCGCGCGGTTCGGCGCGACCTGCAACACGCTTTCTCCGGGCGGCGTCGTAACGGCTTCGAACGCCCCCGTTTTGGAAGACGACGCCTTGCGGGCGGCGGTCTACGCGGAAAGCCTGCTCGGAAAGTGGGCGGATCCCGAAGAGATCGCGGAATGGGCGTACTTCCTGACCGTGGTCAACAAGAGCATGACGGGGGAGGACGTCCTCGTCGATAACGGCGAAATTTTGAAATCCAACTTTATCTGGCCGAAAAAGTAA
- a CDS encoding SDR family oxidoreductase, translated as MKAVVTGASGEIGSAIARDFAKRGFGVALVWNKNEEAAKALASELAQYGEMIVLKKIDFAKSGAETALSELEKEFGAPDVLVNAAGISRAGLVLDLSEEEWDEVFRVNVRSVFLTSKWAANLMRGGGRIVNVSSIWGSRSAPCEAAYAASKAAVESFTKSFAAEVGSLGITVNAVAPGLIDTKMNSRLTEEEKRDFVDKLAIARIGEPADVAAAVRFLASEEASYITGQILEVSGGLFG; from the coding sequence ATGAAAGCGGTCGTGACGGGAGCGTCGGGCGAGATCGGAAGCGCGATCGCCCGCGATTTTGCGAAAAGAGGGTTCGGAGTGGCTCTCGTCTGGAATAAAAACGAGGAAGCCGCAAAAGCCCTCGCTTCCGAGCTTGCGCAATACGGCGAAATGATCGTCCTCAAAAAGATCGACTTCGCGAAAAGCGGCGCGGAAACGGCGCTTTCGGAGCTTGAAAAAGAATTCGGCGCGCCCGACGTCCTCGTGAACGCGGCGGGGATCAGCCGCGCGGGGCTCGTCTTGGATCTGTCCGAAGAGGAATGGGACGAGGTCTTTCGCGTAAACGTTCGCTCGGTCTTTTTGACCTCGAAATGGGCGGCGAATTTGATGAGAGGGGGCGGCAGGATCGTAAACGTGTCTTCGATCTGGGGCTCACGCTCCGCGCCGTGTGAAGCGGCTTACGCCGCGTCCAAAGCCGCGGTGGAAAGCTTTACCAAGTCTTTCGCCGCCGAAGTCGGTTCGCTCGGGATCACCGTAAACGCCGTCGCTCCGGGGCTCATCGACACGAAGATGAATTCCCGCCTTACCGAAGAAGAAAAAAGGGATTTCGTGGATAAACTCGCGATCGCCCGCATCGGAGAACCTGCGGACGTCGCCGCCGCCGTTCGCTTCCTCGCAAGCGAAGAAGCCTCGTATATCACGGGGCAGATCCTTGAAGTATCGGGCGGGTTATTCGGTTGA
- a CDS encoding hydrolase gives MERTEKRDNEFITTYRALIKREGADKLLDYLMTKSDFFTAPASSRFHYDFEGGLCAHSLNVYNRLVKLLESEYGAAWKETYSPESVAIIGLLHDLCKINYYKVSYRNVKNEETGAWEKKPFYSVEDDLPYGHGEKSVYIISGFMRLTREEAMAINWHMGGFDDRVRGGSFTVGQAYYKYPLAALAHSADFLATYLDEREEEEK, from the coding sequence ATGGAACGAACGGAAAAACGCGACAACGAATTCATCACCACCTATCGCGCGCTGATCAAGCGCGAAGGCGCGGACAAGCTTCTCGATTATCTTATGACGAAATCGGATTTCTTTACCGCGCCGGCGTCCTCCCGCTTTCACTATGATTTCGAGGGCGGGCTTTGCGCGCATAGCTTGAACGTCTATAATCGACTCGTCAAACTTCTCGAAAGCGAGTACGGAGCGGCTTGGAAAGAGACGTACAGCCCCGAATCCGTGGCGATCATCGGGCTTTTGCACGACCTTTGCAAGATCAATTACTACAAGGTCTCGTATCGCAACGTGAAGAACGAAGAAACGGGCGCTTGGGAAAAGAAGCCCTTTTACTCGGTCGAGGACGATCTTCCTTACGGACACGGCGAAAAATCCGTCTATATCATCAGCGGCTTTATGCGCCTGACGAGGGAAGAGGCGATGGCGATCAATTGGCATATGGGCGGCTTTGACGACAGAGTCAGAGGCGGCAGCTTTACGGTGGGGCAGGCGTACTACAAGTATCCGCTTGCCGCGCTCGCTCACAGCGCGGATTTTCTCGCGACGTATTTGGACGAAAGAGAAGAGGAAGAAAAATGA
- a CDS encoding SIS domain-containing protein — MGIMYDEILTEPEVIKSAIHANSEKVQEIAAEVKKRRIKNITIIGRGTSDNAGLCFKYAVETLAGIPAGTAHPSVTTMYGANVDYSDHLFVAVSQSGKSIDTLAVLTQANKQGAITVAVTNDASSPLAKAGRYHLDLSAGEEKSIASAKSYIAELTVLYMLAIALSDKPSMPVVYAFPKRVEEALALLPAIEDMAEKVKDMNNFIILSRGIMQGVGKELQLKLNECAYTFATFYGTNDFMHGPFALIEEGVNVIILAPDGECSENFRDIATRLQLLNANVLTFSDNDDLLDLATFGVKMPSMDNLSSTVGYSVAMHLFAMELSKQKGHNPDAPRNLKKVTITK, encoded by the coding sequence ATGGGAATCATGTACGATGAGATCTTGACGGAACCGGAAGTCATCAAAAGCGCGATCCACGCCAATTCCGAAAAGGTTCAGGAGATCGCGGCGGAAGTCAAAAAGCGCCGCATTAAAAACATAACGATCATCGGTCGCGGAACGAGCGACAACGCGGGGCTTTGCTTCAAGTACGCCGTGGAAACCTTAGCGGGGATCCCCGCGGGAACCGCGCACCCCTCCGTTACGACGATGTACGGCGCGAACGTCGATTATTCCGATCACCTGTTCGTGGCGGTCTCGCAGAGCGGAAAGAGCATCGACACGCTCGCCGTCCTGACGCAGGCGAATAAGCAGGGCGCGATCACCGTCGCCGTGACGAACGACGCTTCGTCTCCTCTCGCCAAAGCGGGCAGATATCATCTCGATCTCAGCGCGGGGGAAGAAAAGAGCATCGCGAGCGCGAAGAGCTACATCGCGGAACTCACCGTCCTCTATATGCTGGCGATCGCGCTTTCCGATAAGCCTTCGATGCCCGTCGTGTATGCGTTCCCGAAGAGGGTCGAAGAAGCGCTCGCTCTTTTGCCCGCCATCGAGGATATGGCGGAAAAGGTCAAGGATATGAATAATTTCATTATCCTTTCGCGCGGTATTATGCAAGGCGTCGGCAAAGAACTGCAACTCAAACTCAACGAATGCGCCTACACCTTCGCGACGTTCTACGGAACCAACGACTTTATGCACGGTCCGTTCGCTTTGATCGAGGAGGGCGTAAACGTCATTATTCTCGCGCCGGACGGCGAGTGCAGCGAGAACTTCCGCGATATCGCGACGAGATTGCAACTTTTGAACGCGAACGTCTTGACGTTCAGCGATAACGACGATCTGTTGGATCTTGCGACCTTCGGCGTAAAAATGCCCTCGATGGATAACCTTTCTTCGACGGTCGGCTATTCGGTCGCGATGCACCTTTTCGCGATGGAGCTCAGCAAGCAGAAGGGTCATAACCCCGATGCTCCGAGAAACCTGAAAAAGGTTACGATCACGAAATAA